ATGGGGGATACCATCAGAGGCTGCATGCGCTGGACCTTACGACGGGCGTGGATACGGGAGCTTCGACGGAGATTGCCGCGACCTATCCGGGAAAAGGAGACAATAGCCAGAATGGCAGTGTGGTCTTCGACCCTGCGCAATATGCGGAACGCGCAGCGCTGCTTCTTCTAAGCGGCAACATCTACACGGGCTGGACCTCGCACTGCGACTCGGGGCCTTATACGGGGTGGGTGATTGGTTACAGCGAATCGACGCTTGCACAGACGCAGGTGTTGAACCTCTCGCCGAACGGCCACGAGGGTTCGATCTGGATGAGCGGGGATGGTTTGGCTGCCGACAGCAGCGGGTTCATCTATCTGCTACAGGCGAATGGGACCTTCGATACGACGCTGGACTCGAATGGATTTCCTGCCTTGGGAGATTACGGCAACGCGATGGTGAAGCTCTCAACCAGTGGGAAGCTGGCCGTAGCAGATTACTTCGAGACCTATAACGGGGTCGCCGAGTCGACTCAAGATCTGGACCTTGGTTCAGGCGGTGAAATACTCCTGCCCGATCAGATGGACGCCACTGGACACGTGCATCATTTGATTGTTGGCGCAGGCAAAGATAGGAACATCTATCTCGCGGACAGAGACAATCTAGGCAAGTTCAACCCGGCCAACAATCCAATGGACAGCAACATCTATCAGGAGATTCCTGGAGCTATGGAGGGCCAGGTCTTTTCCACTCCGGCCTACTTCAATGGGACGGTTTATTACTCATCAGACGGGGACACGCTGAAGGCGTTTCCATTGACGAATGCGGTGCTGGCCACTAGCCCGTCGAGCACGACGGCTGTAAGGTTTCCGCATCCGGGACCAACGCCTTCCATCTCCGCTAACGGAACACAGAATGGAATCGTGTGGGCGCTGGAGTCGGGCCTTAGTTCAGCGGGCGTGCTGCATGCGTATGACCCGTCGAACCTCACGCATGAGCTTTACAACAGCGGCCAGGCGGCCAATGGTCGGGACAGCTTCGGAAACGGCAATAAATTTATTACACCGATGATCGTCAACGGCAAGGTGTACGTTGGGACGCAGAATGGTGTTGCGGTCTTTGGACTGCTGCCAACGCAGTGACGCTTAGACGCTGCCACCGGCGATCGACGGGATGAGCATGATCTCATCGCCGTCCTGGAAGGCGTAGGCTTCTCCGCCCAGGAAGCGGATGTCTTCGTCGTTGACATAGATGTTGATGAAGCGGCGGAGCTTTCCTTCTTGGTCCTTGATCTGGTTGGAGAGCGCGGGGAAGGTCTGGTCGATATCGGCGATGAGGCCGGGAAGGTTGGAAGCCGCAGAGTTGAATTGCTTGCGGCCATCGGTGTGGCGGACGAAGGCAGTCGGAAGAGTGACTTTGATAGACATTAGAGGGCTCCTGCGGTGGCCAGTTCTGGCTCTGTGATTCCGTCGAGTTCGCGGAGGTAAGCGTCGAAGTCTGCGAGGCGCGGTCGTACGGCGCGGGCGTTAAGATGCGAGTAGCTGTGGGCGAGGGCGTCGGTGGTTTTGAGGCCGTTGCCGGTGATGCAGGTCACAGTGATCTCGCCGGGGGAGATGCGACCGTCGGCATAGAGGCGCGCAGTGACTGCGGTGGTGACGCCGCCGGCGGTTTCGGTGAAGATGCCTTCGGTTTCGGCGAGTTCCTGAATGCCGGAGACGATCTCTACGTCGGAGACATCCTCTGCCCAGCCGCCGGTGCTGCGGATCATCTTCGCGGCGGCGGGGCCGTCGGCTGGATTGCCGATGGCGAGAGAGCGGGCGATGGTGTTGGGGCGCTGCGGTTCGATGTAGTCAGTTCCCTCTTTGACCGCGACGGAGATGGGTGAACAGCCTGAGGCCTGCGCTCCGAAGAAGCGGACGGGTTTCTCGTCGACGAGTCCGAGATAGATGAGTTCGTTGAAGGCCTTGCGAATTTTTCGGATGAGCGAGCCGCCGGCCATAGGGACGACGACGTTGTCGGGGAGACGCCAGCCCAGTTGTTCGGCAATCTCATATCCTACGGTCTTCGAACCTTCCGCGTAGTAGGGGCGGAGGTTTACGTTGACCAGGCCCCATGTGTATTCGTCGGCGATCTGAGTGCAGAGTCGGTTGACGTGGTCGTAGTTGCCGTCGATGCGGATGAGGCGCGCACCGTAGACCAGGGTGTTGAGAATCTTGGCGGGTTCGAGGTCGGCGGGGACGAGGATGGTGGCCTTGAGGCCGAGACGGGCGGCCTGCGCGGCGACGGAGTTAGCGAGGTTGCCGGTCGAGGAACAGCCGACGATCTCGAAGCCGAACTTCTGCGCATTGGCGAGCGCGACAGAGACGACACGATCTTTGAAGCTAAGAGTCGGGAAGCAGACGGCGTCGTTCTTGATGTAGAGATTGGAAGCGCCGATGCGCTTGCCGAGATTCTTTGCGCGAACGAGCGGGGTGAAGCCTACCGGGAGATCGGGCTCGAAGCCTTCGGGGATGGGGAGGAGAGCGGCGTAACGCCAGATGTTGGCCGGGCCGGCTGCGATATTTTCCCTGGTGAAGATGCCTCGAACGGCCTCGAGGTCATAGGCGATTTCAAGGGGGGCGAGGCAGTCTGGGCAGGCGGAAAGGGGTTGGTTGCCAAACCTCTTGCCGCACTCGTTGCACTTCAGTTCGTATCGGCTACAGGAATAGTTCATCGTGCTCTTTCCGAGGGGAAAGGTTGAACTTTTTGCGCTTACTCTCTTTTTTGGGGGTCGCCGGATAGGCTGGGAAGGTGAAATGCGGGTGCAAGCCTGGAATTTTGGCCTGCGTGCTCCGAATCTCATGTTCCCTGTAGCAGCCTAAAAGGCCCCCAGGAGAGAGTTGACACCGGTACGCCTTTGTTCTGTCCGGTTGTCGTGGCGTCAAAGGGCTCGTCCCTCAACCACTCTGCATGAAATTCAAATCTGCCGAAGCAGACTGGAATGTATTGTTTGTACCACAGGCCGGGCAGGGCCGCAACTTGTGGAGATATTTTTGACGCGGAAGTTGTATCGACGGAATGCGGGTGGGTGGGTGTACTGGGCAGGTGGTAAGCGCGCAAATCTGGTTGAGGAGAGGTCGCCGATGAAGAGAGAGATCGAGTTTGTTGGGAGTTTTGCGATGAGCGTGTTGTTGCTGGCGGGTTCGTTCGCGGTAGCGCAGAGTGCTACGACGGTGAAGGCGAAGAAGCCCGGTGCGGCGACGACTACTACTGCGGCGGCGACCAGTGCCACGGCTCAGAGCGCGGCACCGGCTGCGAATGCCCAGGCGACTCCCGCTGCTAGTGGCCAGACGAGCGGTGTCGCGGCGACGACTGCGACGACAACCACCAAACCAAAGACCATGGTCAGCGCAGATAAGCGGACGATTCCGATTCCCCAGATTTAGTTTGAAGTGGTATCAGACGGCAGCGGGACGATTTCGTTGACTCCCTTTGCGAAGGCGGCGGGGTCAAACTCGGTGCGAACGATCTCGTCCGGGCAGTCGGTGAGAATCGCAACGCGCCAGTTGCAGACAAAGGCAACGAGCTGTTGATGCTGGGCAGTTTTGATCTCAGAGCACATGTGTTCGGCGTGAGGAATCCCTTCCTCGCCTTCCACGTCTATCAGGACGAGATCATAGTGGCGCGACCAAAACATGGACAGGCCTTCGGTATGGTCGAGGGTGGAATCAACATGAAACCCCGAGAGGCGGAGAACCTGGTCGCGGAGAGGCCGGATGGTTTCGCGGGTGCAGATGTGAAGGACGGACCGAACGCTGCTGATGGGGTTTTCCATTGGTTCTTTAGCTTTCACGAGACCGTACGCCCAGTTTTCGAATCCACGAAGTAACGGCGAGGAAAGGGACTTGCCCTACCGACCGCCTTTGAAAGGGTCAACATTTATTTTACCGGAGGTTGGCTGATTCCAACGATAAATGGCAAGCGTTGTGTTGCCCATAAACGGAAACAGGGCCGGTGGGGGTGGTCTCACTGACGAGTGGAGAACGAACGCGTTACGCAGCTCCTTCGATCTCGATAGGTCCCTTATGCGGGATCGTAGTTGAGGTTTTGCCCCAGCCATCGCTCGACCTCAGCTACGCTCATTCCCTTGCGCTCGTGGTAATCGGCGACCTGATCGCGGTCGATCTTGCCGAGACTGAAATAACGCGACTCCGGGTGCGCAAAGTAGAGTCCACTGACGCTTGAGCCGGGCCACATCGCAAACGACTCCGTGATGAGCATGCCGGTGTTGGCCTGCACGTCGAGCAAGCGCCAGAGCGTGCCTTTCTCGGTGTGATCCGGGCAGGCCGGATAACCTGCAGCAGGCCTGATACCGCGATACTTCTCCTGGATAAGATCCGCGGGATTCAGACCTTCCTCGAGCCCGTAACCCCACTCATCCCGTACACGCTTGTGGAGGCACTCTGCAAAGGCTTCCGCAAGACGATCTGCGACAGCCTCCGCCATAATCGCGTTATAGTCGTCGTTCTCGGCCCGGAAGCGGTCGCAGAGTTCCTTCAAACCAATGCCGCTGGTCACGGCGAACGCGCCGATGTGATCGGCCAGTCCGGTCTCTTCGGGCGCGATGAAATCAGAGAGCGATCGGCACGGCTCGCTGCCTTCCTTGTTTGCTTGCTGGCGGAGGAAGTGAAAGCGCCCAAGCTCGTTTTTCCGCGTGTCGTCTGAGTACAGCGCCACATCGTCACCGACGGCGCTGGCGGGAAAGAAGCCGTAGACGCCGCGCGCAGTGATCTGGTTCTTCTCGATGATGCGATCCAGCAGAGTGTTGGCGTCAGCGAAGATCTGTCGCGCCTGCTCTCCCTGTTGCTCGTGCTCGAGGATACGAGGGTAGACTCCCTTCAAACCCCACGCATGGAAGAGCGGCGACCAGTCGATGTACTCACGCAGTGTAGCTAACGGAAAGTTGTCCAGCACTCGAACGCCAGTGAATGCAGGTGTGGGAAGATCTTCGGAACGCCACTCGATCGGAGTTCGTCTGGCGCGAGCGGCCTCGAGCGAGATCACGGTCTGGCGCGGCGCGGCATGGGCGGTGCGCAGAGCCTCGTACTCGGAGCGATGCTGGGCTACGAACGCAGGCTTCCCTTCGGCGCTGAGCAGGCTGGTCGTCACGGGCACTGCACGGCTGGCGTCCAGGATGTGAACCACCGGCTCGCTGTAGTGCGGTGCGATCTTGATGGCGGTGTGTCTTCGGCTCGTGGTTGCGCCGCCGATGAGCAGAGGCAGTTTGAAACCCTGGCGCTCCATCTCGCGGGCCACGTGCACCATCTCGTCAAGAGAGGGTGTGATGAGGCCACTGAGGCCGATCAGATCCACCTTCTCCGCTTTGGCGCGCTCGAGAATCTTCTCGGAGGAGACCATCACCCCCATATCGATGACTTCGTAGTTATTACAGGCGAGGACGACGCCGACGATGTTCTTGCCGATGTCGTGAACGTCGCCTTTGACGGTCGCGAGCAGGATCTTTCCCTGGGCTTTGACGACCTGGCCAGAGGCGGCCATCTCAGCTTTCTCGGCCTCCATGAAGGGTGTCAGGTGCGCAACGGCCTTCTTCATGACACGGGCCGACTTGACCACCTGGGGCAGGAACATCTTTCCGGCTCCGAAGAGATCGCCTACCACGCCCATGCCATCCATCAGCGGCCCTTCGATGACCAGGAGAGGCCGACCCAGCTTGACGCGAGCCTCTTCGGCATCAAGCTCGATGTAGGCGTCGATGCCCTTGACCAGAGCGTGGGAGAGGCGCTCCTCGACCGTGCCGCTGCGCCACTCTTCGGCCTTCTTTTCACTTGCTACCGAGTCGACGCCTGCGGCTTTCAGAGCTTCGCCGTATTCGACCAGGCGCTCCGTCGCGTCCGGACGGCGGTTGAGAAGAACGTCTTCGACCAGGATTTTCAGCTCGGGGTCGATCTCCTCGTAGACCTCGAGGATTCCCGCGTTCACGATTCCCATGTCCATGCCCGCGGCGATGGCGTGATAAAGAAAGGCGGAGTGCATGGCCTCGCGAACCTTGTTGTTGCCGCGGAAGCTGAAGGAGATGTTCGAGACGCCGCCACTCACCTTCGCGTGCGGCAGGTTGGCTTTGATCCAGCGCGTCGCATTGATGAAGTCGACCGCGTAGTTGTTGTGCTCCTCCATACCGGTGGCGACGGTGAGGATGTTT
This Tunturibacter gelidoferens DNA region includes the following protein-coding sequences:
- a CDS encoding MoaD/ThiS family protein — protein: MSIKVTLPTAFVRHTDGRKQFNSAASNLPGLIADIDQTFPALSNQIKDQEGKLRRFINIYVNDEDIRFLGGEAYAFQDGDEIMLIPSIAGGSV
- the thrC gene encoding threonine synthase, which produces MNYSCSRYELKCNECGKRFGNQPLSACPDCLAPLEIAYDLEAVRGIFTRENIAAGPANIWRYAALLPIPEGFEPDLPVGFTPLVRAKNLGKRIGASNLYIKNDAVCFPTLSFKDRVVSVALANAQKFGFEIVGCSSTGNLANSVAAQAARLGLKATILVPADLEPAKILNTLVYGARLIRIDGNYDHVNRLCTQIADEYTWGLVNVNLRPYYAEGSKTVGYEIAEQLGWRLPDNVVVPMAGGSLIRKIRKAFNELIYLGLVDEKPVRFFGAQASGCSPISVAVKEGTDYIEPQRPNTIARSLAIGNPADGPAAAKMIRSTGGWAEDVSDVEIVSGIQELAETEGIFTETAGGVTTAVTARLYADGRISPGEITVTCITGNGLKTTDALAHSYSHLNARAVRPRLADFDAYLRELDGITEPELATAGAL
- the metH gene encoding methionine synthase, yielding MSATEPTHPKPLRLSGSQPFTQQPGVFIMIGERTNVAGSPKFAKLVKEGKYEEAVSIARQQVESGANVLDICMDEGMIDGVAAMTRYLQLLASEPEVAKVPFMLDSSKWEVIEAGLKCLQGKGIVNSISLKEGEEKFRHNAATVLKYGAAVVVMAFDEQGQAATYEEKIRICERAHRILVNEVGFPPEDIIFDPNILTVATGMEEHNNYAVDFINATRWIKANLPHAKVSGGVSNISFSFRGNNKVREAMHSAFLYHAIAAGMDMGIVNAGILEVYEEIDPELKILVEDVLLNRRPDATERLVEYGEALKAAGVDSVASEKKAEEWRSGTVEERLSHALVKGIDAYIELDAEEARVKLGRPLLVIEGPLMDGMGVVGDLFGAGKMFLPQVVKSARVMKKAVAHLTPFMEAEKAEMAASGQVVKAQGKILLATVKGDVHDIGKNIVGVVLACNNYEVIDMGVMVSSEKILERAKAEKVDLIGLSGLITPSLDEMVHVAREMERQGFKLPLLIGGATTSRRHTAIKIAPHYSEPVVHILDASRAVPVTTSLLSAEGKPAFVAQHRSEYEALRTAHAAPRQTVISLEAARARRTPIEWRSEDLPTPAFTGVRVLDNFPLATLREYIDWSPLFHAWGLKGVYPRILEHEQQGEQARQIFADANTLLDRIIEKNQITARGVYGFFPASAVGDDVALYSDDTRKNELGRFHFLRQQANKEGSEPCRSLSDFIAPEETGLADHIGAFAVTSGIGLKELCDRFRAENDDYNAIMAEAVADRLAEAFAECLHKRVRDEWGYGLEEGLNPADLIQEKYRGIRPAAGYPACPDHTEKGTLWRLLDVQANTGMLITESFAMWPGSSVSGLYFAHPESRYFSLGKIDRDQVADYHERKGMSVAEVERWLGQNLNYDPA